A portion of the Carya illinoinensis cultivar Pawnee chromosome 11, C.illinoinensisPawnee_v1, whole genome shotgun sequence genome contains these proteins:
- the LOC122282117 gene encoding zinc finger A20 and AN1 domain-containing stress-associated protein 1-like, with translation MGSEQNDGTSYQPSEPKLCANNCGFFGNAATMNLCSKCYRDYRMKEEQAASAKVAMEKSFNPTPTQPDNHQAAPLSGSSADSLVLLTSSSTSPSTSSVSGAVDDRESQPPKVANRCLTCNKKVGLTGFMCKCDSTFCGVHRYPEKHDCTFDFKSLGRDAIAKANPLVKADKVDRI, from the coding sequence ATGGGTTCTGAACAGAACGACGGAACGAGCTACCAGCCATCGGAGCCGAAGCTCTGCGCCAACAACTGCGGCTTCTTCGGCAACGCGGCGACTATGAACCTCTGCTCCAAGTGCTACAGAGACTACCGTATGAAAGAGGAGCAAGCGGCTTCGGCGAAAGTCGCCATGGAGAAATCTTTCAACCCTACGCCGACGCAACCAGACAATCATCAGGCGGCTCCACTGTCCGGTTCTTCCGCGGACAGCCTCGTCTTGTTGACCTCTTCCTCGACGTCTCCGTCAACTTCGTCGGTGTCGGGAGCTGTTGATGATCGTGAATCGCAGCCGCCAAAGGTGGCAAACCGGTGCCTCACCTGTaacaagaaggtgggtctgaccGGGTTCATGTGCAAGTGCGACAGTACCTTCTGTGGGGTCCACCGGTACCCGGAGAAGCACGACTGTACGTTTGACTTCAAATCCCTGGGTCGTGACGCCATTGCTAAGGCCAATCCTTTGGTTAAGGCCGATAAGGTCGATAGGATCTGA